The following DNA comes from Verrucomicrobiia bacterium.
AAAATATCGTAATGGAGCATTTGTGGCATTTCGGGGGAGTTGGAATCGAAGCCGAGGGACTGGCTACAAAATTGTTTTTGTCCCCTTTGGCAAGGATAACCGACCGCTGGGTTATTACGAAGATTTTGTGCGAGGTTTTTTAATTGATCCAAGTATTCCCAAAACTTGGGGACGGCCTGTTGGAGCGCTTGTTTTACCAGATGGCAGTTTAATTTTTACAGAGGAGCCCAACGGACGGATTTATCGGGTGCGATATGAGTCTTGAACTAAGCTGCTTGCTCAATATGTGGTTTTGTTTTATGATAAAAGCATGGCTAACAAAAATTTCTCTAACGAATTAAATATCACTCGCGAACAGATGGTGGAATTGTTAAACGAAGATTTGGCGCGAGAATATCAAGCGATTATTGCTTATGTGGTCTATAGTCAGACTCTCAAAGGACCGGAATACATGGATATTGCTCAGGAGTTAGAGTTGCACGCGACTGAAGAATTGGCTCATGCTATTAAAATTGCTAAACAAATTGATTATTTTGGAGGCATGCCTTGTGTGACACCCAAAGCGGTGAAAACCTCGAATGATGCTAAGGAAATGTTGCATGCGGATTTGGAGAATGAGCGAGAAACGATTGCGCATTATCGTCAACGGATTCGTCAAGCTGAAGCGATGGGCGAATTTGCATTGAGCGAGACGCTGCGACAGATTATTGTCCAGGAACAAGAGCACGAAATTGATTTGTGCGATGCCTTAAATATCGATGTTCCTAAGCCTAAAGCGGCTCCGGATAATTCATAGTTTAAGCGAATAAAATGCGAGGCTATCGGTTGGGTCTCTTTTTGGTAGGGCTAGGGTTATTTATCTTAGTTATTGGCTTTCTCTTCTTTGATCCATTTATTCCACCGCAAGATGCGCCTCTTGAGTTGCAAAGGCAATTTGATCAAGAAAAAGCGCAAGCGATTCGTATTTATCAATGGGGCAAAATTACTTTGTTGTTGGGAGGCATCGGTTTATTAGGGGCTTGGTTGAGAACACGATTAAGAGGCAGGTGCAAAAAAACTAATCTCTAGCAATTAAGCCAGGTTATTTGACAGGCTCAATTTGTTTTGCAGATTAACGTTTGCAGATAATTAGCGGAATAAAATCTGCATCAAGCAGTAATTTTTTCTTAGTATTTTGTTGTCTTAAAATGGTGTTTTTTGTTTGTAGCCGTGTTTTAAATTGAAAGGATTTATTATGAAAAAAACAATTTCTCCCAAGCGCAATCGTCGATCAGAAAGATTGCACGAGAGTAGTAAAAATAAAATTGAACGGCGGACGATTAAGCTAGGTCGAAATGAAGAGCCGGGTAGCAGCGGGAGTCGCGCTCCGAAGCTGGGAGTTTCTGGGGAAACGAATATAAAGAAAAAGTTCGTTAATATAGGATTAAAAGCTTCTCGAGAAACCTCTTCGGGTTGGAAAAATTTTTATAATGAATGAGTTTATGGCTTCGAAAAAAACAAATTCGAAAAAATGGTCGAAACATGTCATGGAAACTAGTGACGCTTTGGATTTAGAAGAAGGCGTTTTTTCGAAAAAGAATCCACGTGATATTGCGTGCTCACTGAAGCGATCGGCAGATCGAAGTAAGAGGCGTAAATCTAATCCCTATCGTTCTGCTATGTCGATGTTGACCTTTTATATCAATCGAGGAGGGAAAAAACTTCCTAAGACCCAGCGCAATCGTCTTGAGGCGGCTAAAGATGAACTGCGAGATCTGTATGGGAAAAACGATGAAAGAAAATCAGGGGAGTGAATTTAATTTCGAATAATTAAACTTTATGAAAAACTCTAAAAATATGACCGATGCTATGCAGGAAATTTTGGATGTTCACGCAACCATGAATCCTTTACCCATCGAGGAGCTGACTCCGGAATTGGCTCGACAAATGCCTTTGATAGATCGTGCCGCCATAGCGGTGTATGGTCGTCATTTTACTAAAAAAGCTTTGCTGCCCCTGCCGATTCCTGTGGGAAAGGTTGAGCATCGTTTAATTCCAGGCTCGGCGGGTAATACCATTTTGATTCGTATTTATACGCCAAATGGTAAAGCGCCTGATGAAGGGTGGCCCATCTTAGTTTATTTTCATGGCGGAGGTTGGGTGTTGGGCACACTTGATACTTATGATTCGTCCTGTCGCGCACTTTGTGATGAGGCTAATTGCATCGTAGTTTCAGTACATTATCGACAAGCGCCAGAAAATCCCTGGCCAGCCGCCGTGGAAGATGCTTTTGCGGCTTACCAATGGATCTGTGCTCAAGCTCATGAATTTCATGGAAGCGTGGCGACACAAATTGCAGTTGGCGGAGAAAGTGCGGGAGGAAATCTAGCTGCCGTGGTGGCCCAAATGGCACGAGACCAAGGGGTCGTTATGCCTTTGCATCAGCTTTTAATTTATCCTGTTACCGATTTAGCGAATGGAATGAATAGCACTTCAGCACGGGAACATGCTCAAGCGAAACCGCTCAATTTGCCAATGCTTCACTGGTTTTATAATCATTATGTGCCCGCCGGCGCAGAACGCACGAATCCTTATATTTCGCCTTTGTATGCAGAAGGTTTTATCGGTTTGGCGCCGGCTACCATTATTTTAGCAGAAATTGATCCTTTGCGAAGCGATGGCAAGGCCTATGCGGCTAAGCTGGAGCAAGCCGATGTTCCTGTGAATTTGAAAATTTACGAGGGAGTGACTCATGAATTTTTTGGTCTCACTGGATTGGTAAAGGAAGCAAGCTCAGCGCTTTCGATGGCAGCCAAAGATTTGCGTCGGTCGTTTAACGAAATTTTGGTTAATGCTTGAGCTTTGAAGTTTGCTGTAAGGCATTATAACTGGTGATTAAATTTTGATAAGCCGGCAAATGGTTGGATAGCAAGCTGCCCAGACCTTCGATATCATTGCGCCAGTCACGATGCAATTCGCATGCCACGCTAAACCAATTCATGAGTTGAGCGCCAGCGGCTGACATCCGCGCCCAAGCCGCGTGACGCACCGCTTCATTAAATGTTCCCGAAGCATCCGTTACCACAAACACTTCATAGCCTTCTTCCAAAGCAGAGAGAGCGGGAAAAGCCACGCAAACATCGGTTACTACGCCCGCAATAATCAATTGCTTGCGACCGGTTTCTTTGATCGCCTTGACGAAATCTTCATTATCCCATGCGTTGATTTGACCTGGTCGCGGAATGTAAGGCGCTTTGGGAAACATTTTCTTTAATTCTGGCATCAATGGTCCATTAGGCCCTTGCTCAAAACTCGTCGTTAAAATAGTTGGCAAATTAAAAAATTTTGCCAGATCCGCCAGCGCCAACACATTATTCTTAAATTCGTCCGGCGAAAAATCTTGCACTAACGAAAGTAAACCTGATTGATGATCTACTAACAACACCGCAGCATCATCTTTTGAAAGTCGATTGTATTGAAATTTGTTCATGATAATTTTTATTTGGTTACAGAGCTTGATTTAAGCTGCTCTTTTGCAGATTGGAAATTAAAAAGATGATTTGCTGCCTGGGAAGTTAAAGTTTAGGCTTTATTTGGAAAATGAAGACCATTTATGAAAATCGTTAATCCTTTAAAAGCGCTTTTTGGTAAGGGTAAACCCAGTTCCTTGCGCTCTGTTCAATACCATCAGTGGGAGGACGCGTTTGAAGTCGATTTTGAAGATGGGCTTTCTTTCTTAGAACCTCATAGCACTATTCGAAAAGCTAATAAGATTTCTTCTAAAGCCAATCCTGTGAGTGTTGAGTTAGAGCAGGAATTGAAGCATGGTTTTTTTGTTCATTACGACAACGGACAAATTGCCGAAGTTTCCTGGGCTTTTATTAAGGAATTGCCGCCGAAGGGTGCTAAGAAATAAAATCTACAACTTTTTAATTGGCTATTTTAGAAACTTTTTTTCTTAAGGAAAATTTAATTATCATCAAATTTTTGCGAAATTTTTTCAAAAATTTTTCTTGTTTCGTCTTTGAATTCATCGTGAATTTTTTCTTCGACATCAAGTAACCCTTTTTGATTTGGTTTATCTGATTTAGTTCGAACGTCATCTGCAGGAATACTGAAAAATGAAAACTCTGGAAACTTTTCATTTAACTCTTTTAATTTTGTCTCATTCTTTGCATCAAGAATTCCGACAACATGTTGAAATCCTAATTCTTTTAAAAGTTGTGCAATTAGTGGCATATTAGTAACTCCGCCAACACCCCAACCAAAAAAATTGCCTTTAATTTCTACGCTAAGTTGATCAGCGATTTTGGGATAAAAAATTACATCATCTTGTCCTTCAACTAAAATAACCTTATCATCTAAAAAGAATACTTCTCTGGCATCTAAGCCTAAAATATGCGGATTATTTTGATTTTTAAAAAGATTTACTAGGTTAGATTGTGTGCCCTCAGATAATTGTGATATTGTAGAATTGCCTTCTTTTAAATGCACACGTGCAATGCTACCTTTGTTTTCAAACATTAAAAGGTTGATAAAGTATGATGAATGAGTGGAAACGATTATTTGTCGATCTTTAGAAAATTTAATAAAGAGCTTTGCAATTTTTTTTAGTAAAAGTGGATGAAGAGAAAGCTCTGGTTCGTCAATGACTATTACGTTTTTGGGTGAGGAATCATATAATGCATCTATAATAAAAAGTAGACTAATTAAACCATCCCCAAGGCCCTCGCTATTATGATAATAATCATTTTTCTTAAATTTAATATAATATTGACCATGGCCATCTTGATCTATTATCCAATCCAGAGGAGAATCAATAACTTCATTTAAAAGAGAATTAAATTTTTCATGATTTTTTAAATAAGCATAAGTTAACCTTTGACTGAATTGATTTGTTTGAATGCCTCGTAAATTTTCGCTGAAATAGGAAGTATAATTAGCTCTATTTACTGATGAATTTGTGAAAAAAGGAGCAAAATATCGACGTGAGGGTAAAACATAAATATTGGGAAAATTTTGAATTGGTGGTTTGGGTTGTAGTTCAGTATGACTTCCACCAACTGAAGCGGTCTGTAGGCATTTTATACTTCCATAGGTTGTTGTAGCCTTTATCTCTATTTTTTCATCAGCTTGTTTATTTCTTTTACCTTCATGAAAAGGTGGTGGAGAGTGATCTTTTGCAGTAAGTGTATTTAAAGCTTCAATAATTGAAGATTTCCCAGAGTTATTAGGTCCTACAATTAAAGTTAATCCACTTCCTGGAAAAGCGTTAGGAATAGCAAATTTTAGTTCTTGTTTATTTGCAAATCCACGTAAACCACAAATCTCTAATTTTTGTAGCACATTATTATCTTATATAGGTTTATTTTACTCTGTGAATTTTATTTTACTTAAGACGAGCGTTTAATTTGTATATACTGAGGGTGAAATTACGTTGAATATTATTTATGTTAATACGGAGACCAATTCTAGCCCTTGCTCCTATGCAAGATGTGACGGATTTGCCATTTTGGCGGTTGATGGCGAAATATGGGGGAGCGGATGTTTATTTTACGGAGTATTTTCGGGTTCATAAAGATTCGCGGTTAGATAAACCGATTCTAAAGTCGATTACAGAAAATCCGACAGGGCGGCCGGTCGTTGCGCAGATGATTGGGAACGATATTTCGTCACTCGTGCGAACAGCACATGAATTAGAAAATTATCCGGTGGCTGCGATTGATTTGAATTTAGGTTGCCCTGCGCCGACGGTTTATAAAAAGTGTGCGGGCGGTGGTCTATTAAGGGATTTGCCTTTGATTGATTCGATTTTGGGTGCGTTGCGCGAAGCGATTTCGGGAAAGTTTACTGTGAAAACACGTTTGGGTTTTGAGGATGAGAGAACGTTGGAAAAATTGCTGCCAATTTTTAGACGTCATTCGTTGGATTTATTAACGGTGCATGGTCGAACGGTGAAACAGATGTATCGTGATGGGGTGCGCTATGATTTGATTGCGAAAGCAGTCGAGGCAATGAACTGTCCGGTGCTAGCGAATGGCAATGTTTATTCGGCACACGATGCGGAGCGCATCTTGGACATGACGAAAGCGCAAGGATTGATGATTGGTCGCGGCGCGATTCGCAATCCGTGGTTATTCGAACAGATTCGATCGCATTTGCGAGGGGAAACTTTTGCTTTGCCAATAGGTCGAAACGTTTTGAATTATATTTATGAGCTTTATGAGGCGGTTTGTGATCCTGCTGTGTCTCCGCGAATTCAGGTGCAGAAGATGAAAAAATATCTCAATTTTATTGGTGAAGGAGTGGAAGCAACGGGACAATTTTTGCATGAGATTCGTCGAGTCGAAACGCGTGAGGATTTTTTTAGAGTTTGCAACGAATATCTCGATCATGATGAACCGCTTCCGCTTGAGCCATTTCCGAAGAAAATTTTTAGTTCTGAATTAGTCCTGAACTAAGGCGAAATAATGAAGAGTCTGGTAATGGATAGTTAGTTTGCTATGCTAGTTATCAGTGAATAGAAAAGTTCCATGGCTAAATTGGATTGTGCCTTTGATTGGACTTTTTATGGTGAGTTGTGCCAGTACAGATCCGCAAGCGGCATTTGATGAGGTGAGTGAGACGGTTGCTCAGCGGACAGGTCAGCGTCCCAAGTGGATGCGGGAAGATGGCGATGAGCAAGAGATAGAAAAAGCGGTTCAAGCTTTTTTAAAAAATGATCTGACTGTTCAATCGGTGACGGCTATTACTTTATTGAACAATCGTTCCTTGCAGGCGCAATGGGAAGAGATTGGCATTTCTCAAGCGGAATTGGCTCAGGCATCGCGAGCTCCCAATATCGAAATTGCGGGCATGTGGCGATTTCCGAATCGGCCACCCTCCGCTTTAAATATGGAATATTCGGCTGCAGCTAATTTTTTGGATTTGTTGATGTTGCCGGCTCGAACCAAAATCGCGAAACAAAATCTTGAACAAACTAAGCTTCAAGTTGCGCATCATATTCTTCAAATCGCAAGTGAAGCGCAAACAGCTTTTTA
Coding sequences within:
- a CDS encoding ferritin-like domain-containing protein; translation: MANKNFSNELNITREQMVELLNEDLAREYQAIIAYVVYSQTLKGPEYMDIAQELELHATEELAHAIKIAKQIDYFGGMPCVTPKAVKTSNDAKEMLHADLENERETIAHYRQRIRQAEAMGEFALSETLRQIIVQEQEHEIDLCDALNIDVPKPKAAPDNS
- a CDS encoding DUF3175 domain-containing protein; the protein is MASKKTNSKKWSKHVMETSDALDLEEGVFSKKNPRDIACSLKRSADRSKRRKSNPYRSAMSMLTFYINRGGKKLPKTQRNRLEAAKDELRDLYGKNDERKSGE
- a CDS encoding alpha/beta hydrolase fold domain-containing protein, with amino-acid sequence MKNSKNMTDAMQEILDVHATMNPLPIEELTPELARQMPLIDRAAIAVYGRHFTKKALLPLPIPVGKVEHRLIPGSAGNTILIRIYTPNGKAPDEGWPILVYFHGGGWVLGTLDTYDSSCRALCDEANCIVVSVHYRQAPENPWPAAVEDAFAAYQWICAQAHEFHGSVATQIAVGGESAGGNLAAVVAQMARDQGVVMPLHQLLIYPVTDLANGMNSTSAREHAQAKPLNLPMLHWFYNHYVPAGAERTNPYISPLYAEGFIGLAPATIILAEIDPLRSDGKAYAAKLEQADVPVNLKIYEGVTHEFFGLTGLVKEASSALSMAAKDLRRSFNEILVNA
- a CDS encoding hydrolase, whose amino-acid sequence is MNKFQYNRLSKDDAAVLLVDHQSGLLSLVQDFSPDEFKNNVLALADLAKFFNLPTILTTSFEQGPNGPLMPELKKMFPKAPYIPRPGQINAWDNEDFVKAIKETGRKQLIIAGVVTDVCVAFPALSALEEGYEVFVVTDASGTFNEAVRHAAWARMSAAGAQLMNWFSVACELHRDWRNDIEGLGSLLSNHLPAYQNLITSYNALQQTSKLKH
- a CDS encoding AAA family ATPase, producing the protein MLQKLEICGLRGFANKQELKFAIPNAFPGSGLTLIVGPNNSGKSSIIEALNTLTAKDHSPPPFHEGKRNKQADEKIEIKATTTYGSIKCLQTASVGGSHTELQPKPPIQNFPNIYVLPSRRYFAPFFTNSSVNRANYTSYFSENLRGIQTNQFSQRLTYAYLKNHEKFNSLLNEVIDSPLDWIIDQDGHGQYYIKFKKNDYYHNSEGLGDGLISLLFIIDALYDSSPKNVIVIDEPELSLHPLLLKKIAKLFIKFSKDRQIIVSTHSSYFINLLMFENKGSIARVHLKEGNSTISQLSEGTQSNLVNLFKNQNNPHILGLDAREVFFLDDKVILVEGQDDVIFYPKIADQLSVEIKGNFFGWGVGGVTNMPLIAQLLKELGFQHVVGILDAKNETKLKELNEKFPEFSFFSIPADDVRTKSDKPNQKGLLDVEEKIHDEFKDETRKIFEKISQKFDDN
- a CDS encoding tRNA-dihydrouridine synthase family protein; this translates as MQDVTDLPFWRLMAKYGGADVYFTEYFRVHKDSRLDKPILKSITENPTGRPVVAQMIGNDISSLVRTAHELENYPVAAIDLNLGCPAPTVYKKCAGGGLLRDLPLIDSILGALREAISGKFTVKTRLGFEDERTLEKLLPIFRRHSLDLLTVHGRTVKQMYRDGVRYDLIAKAVEAMNCPVLANGNVYSAHDAERILDMTKAQGLMIGRGAIRNPWLFEQIRSHLRGETFALPIGRNVLNYIYELYEAVCDPAVSPRIQVQKMKKYLNFIGEGVEATGQFLHEIRRVETREDFFRVCNEYLDHDEPLPLEPFPKKIFSSELVLN